A single Glycine soja cultivar W05 chromosome 14, ASM419377v2, whole genome shotgun sequence DNA region contains:
- the LOC114383225 gene encoding peroxidase 9-like: MHFIKLTLLAMVAFCLSVKLSLANPGFHFGWGGHHHGEISFGLSPQFYQFSCPQANDIVMSVLEKAIAKDMRIAASLLRLHFHDCFVQGCDASILLDDSARIVSEKNSGPNKNSVRGFEVIDKIKSKLEEACPQTVSCADILALAARGSTVLSGGPNWELPLGRRDSKTASLSGSNKNIPPPNATIENLVTFFKRQGLDEVDLVALSGAHTIGVARCATFKQRLYNQKGNNQPDENLEKSFYFDLKTMCPKSGGDNFISPLDFGSPRMFDNTYFKLILRGKGLLNSDEVLLMGNVKETRELVKKYAQDESLFFEQFSMSMIKMGNLRPLIGFNGEVRKNCRRVN, from the exons ATGCATTTCATCAAACTTACTCTTCTAGCAATGGTAGCTTTTTGCCTCTCAGTGAAACTCTCCCTGGCTAACCCTGGCTTCCATTTTGGCTGGGGTGGTCATCATCATGGGGAAATATCTTTTGGTCTTTCACCTCAATTCTATCAGTTCTCATGCCCTCAAGCTAATGACATTGTCATGTCAGTGTTGGAGAAGGCCATTGCTAAGGACATGAGAATTGCTGCTTCTCTACTTAGACTTCACTTTCACGATTGCTTTGTGcag GGCTGTGATGCATCAATTTTGTTGGATGATAGCGCAAGAATAGTGAGTGAAAAAAATTCTGGACCTAACAAAAATTCTGTCCGAGGTTTCGAAGTGATTGATAAGATAAAGTCTAAGTTGGAAGAAGCATGTCCTCAAACTGTGTCCTGTGCAGACATTCTTGCCCTTGCTGCCAGGGGCTCCACCGTTCTT AGTGGAGGGCCTAATTGGGAGCTCCCATTAGGGAGAAGAGACTCAAAAACAGCAAGCCTAAGTGgctcaaacaaaaacattcccCCACCAAATGCCACAATTGAAAATCTCGTGACATTTTTCAAGCGTCAAGGCCTTGATGAAGTGGACCTTGTTGCTCTCTCAG GTGCACATACCATTGGGGTGGCAAGATGTGCCACATTCAAGCAGAGACTATACAACCAAAAAGGAAACAACCAACCGGATGAGAATCTAGAAAAGTCCTTTTACTTTGATTTAAAGACAATGTGCCCAAAATCAGGTGGTGACAACTTCATTTCTCCCTTGGACTTTGGCTCCCCAAGAATGTTTGATAATACCTATTTCAAACTCATACTTAGGGGGAAAGGACTGCTTAATTCAGATGAAGTGCTTCTTATGGGAAATGTTAAGGAAACTCGTGAATTGGTCAAGAAATATGCACAAGATGAGAGCCTCTTCTTTGAGCAATTTTCCATGTCCATGATCAAGATGGGGAACCTCCGTCCTCTCATTGGATTTAATGGAGAAGTTAGGAAAAATTGTCGCCGTGTTAATTAA
- the LOC114384821 gene encoding BEL1-like homeodomain protein 7: MYTSQAFSSGSYADMLSGNPLLPHNYSETVEGQNELKFITSMRDTMTMQPIDGHSNAAATGDSESFVNAGDSHSHVIPRTTQLGVVESEQNVLNQGLSLSLGSVMPSIASVPTFPYQYPGTSFSSLMTACIPNSKDSSSHKDDETSLQRELRNAECMASLASRGFHKREDLYNPHASMCISEGRNDGLQGFSNNVLNSQYLKAAQELLDEIVNVRKALKQTGLEKQQSFRDIGLDGSKDSDGKSTSQSVQISSGPNGSAANSSCELSPAERQNLLDKKTKLLSMLDEVDKRYRQYCHQMQIVVSSFDMVAGCGAAEPYTALALRTISRHFRCLRDAISSQIQVTQRNLGEQEGIPRLRYVDQQLRQQKALQQLGVMRQAWRPQRGLPETSVSVLRAWLFEHFLHPYPKDSEKIMLARQTGLTRNQVANWFINARVRLWKPMVEEMYKEEFGDSEMSSNLLSSENTLKAPRDDVQASDNKREESQDNLINVDDSVQHHGLKLDHASELDRGIQSSDHGENAMDPRIGKLQGDQRFNMNNSNNNSPYYGDGCVMASTPATYDLPELGNIAVDGHVSLALELRNCESQGFGVSNDDMHKRHKKTLASSPETDLLDYHFTDPGKQQNKFGNPHLLHEFVV; encoded by the exons ATGTATACGAGCCAAGCCTTTTCTTCAGGGTCCTATGCGGATATGTTGTCTGGGAATCCTCTTTTACCTCATAACTACAGTGAAACTGTAGAAGGACAAAATGAGTTGAAGTTCATCACATCCATGAGGGACACAATGACTATGCAGCCTATTGATGGGCATTCCAATGCCGCCGCCACAGGTGATTCAGAGTCTTTTGTGAATGCTGGAGATTCCCATTCCCATGTTATTCCAAGGACAACACAATTGGGAGTTGTGGAGAGTGAGCAAAATGTACTGAACCAAGGCTTGTCTCTTAGCCTTGGCTCAGTGATGCCTTCTATTGCATCTGTCCCTACCTTTCCATATCAGTATCCCGGCACCAGTTTCTCTTCACTTATGACTGCTTGTATCCCAAATTCAAAGGACTCTTCATCTCATAAAGATGATGAGACCAGCCTACAAAGGGAATTGAGAAATGCTGAGTGCATGGCATCTTTAGCTTCTAGAGGATTTCACAAAAGGGAGGATTTGTATAATCCACATGCCTCAATGTGCATTAGTGAAGGCCGAAATGATGGATTGCAAGGTTTTTCCAACAATGTCTTGAACTCACAATACCTCAAGGCAGCACAGGAGTTGCTTGATGAAATAGTAAATGTCCGAAAGGCTTTGAAGCAAACTGGTTTGGAAAAGCAACAGAGTTTCCGTGATATTGGTTTAGATGGCTCCAAAGATTCAGATGGAAAATCTACCAGCCAATCCGTGCAGATATCTTCAGGCCCCAATGGTTCTGCTGCAAACTCTTCATGTGAGCTATCACCTGCAGAACGGCAGAATTTGTTGGACAAGAAGACAAAGCTTTTGTCAATGCTGGATGAG GTGGATAAAAGATACAGACAGTACTGCCACCAAATGCAGATTGTGGTGTCATCTTTTGATATGGTTGCTGGATGTGGAGCAGCTGAACCATACACTGCACTTGCCTTGCGCACAATATCGCGCCACTTTCGGTGTTTGCGCGATGCCATTAGCAGCCAAATTCAAGTGACTCAAAGGAACCTCGGAGAACAAGAGGGAATACCTCGTCTCCGCTATGTTGATCAGCAGCTTCggcaacaaaaggcccttcagCAACTTGGTGTAATGAGACAAGCTTGGAGGCCTCAGAGGGGACTTCCTGAAACCTCTGTTTCAGTACTCCGTGCATGGCTCTTTGAGCATTTCCTTCATCC TTATCCTAAGGATTCAGAGAAAATTATGCTAGCAAGGCAAACTGGCTTAACAAGAAACCAG GTGGCAAACTGGTTCATTAATGCAAGGGTGCGTCTATGGAAGCCAATGGTTGAGGAAATGTACAAAGAAGAATTTGGTGATTCTGAGATGAGCAGCAATCTATTATCATCAGAGAACACACTCAAAGCTCCAAGAGATGATGTTCAAGCTTCTGACAATAAAAGGGAAGAGTCCCAGGACAACTTAATAAACGTTGATGATAGTGTTCAGCATCATGGGTTGAAGTTAGATCATGCCTCGGAATTGGACAGAGGGATCCAAAGCAGTGATCATGGAGAAAATGCCATGGATCCTAGAATTGGAAAATTGCAAGGTGACCAAAGGTTCAACATGAACAACAGCAATAACAATAGTCCTTATTATGGTGATGGCTGCGTAATGGCTTCTACTCCTGCCACATATGATTTACCAGAGTTAGGTAACATTGCTGTCGATGGCCACGTGTCGCTTGCATTGGAATTGAGGAACTGTGAAAGCCAAGGATTTGGTGTGTCAAATGATGACATGCATAAACGACATAAGAAAACATTGGCTTCTTCCCCAGAGACTGATTTGCTAGATTACCATTTCACAGACCCAGGAAAGCAACAAAACAAATTTGGCAATCCTCACCTATTGCACGAGTTTGTTGTGTGA